GTGCCGCGATACGGAAATAATGGAGACAACACTATAgtgatttataacaataatataaACAAGTAAACGGATAACAATATTTACATATATCAGTACAAACGATTAATGAGAGACTAGGACGAGAGGTAAGAGACAGGGTGATTAAGTGTCGATGTGTCTAAGGTATGTTTACAGCACTCCCCGGGAAACACCAGTCAAAGTGAGGAAATATCTATCTCTCtaaaacaatttctcttaaaCGAAACTAAAAATGTCGTGCAAGGGGGGTGCTGGTTGGCTCCTTGAAGCTCGACGACTCGATACCATAATTTAGTAATATTAATCATCTAATTTTGTTCAAGAAATTTCTGTCTCTATTCTTCCGTCGTTCTCGAAggaaaagctatcgactctacgAGTACTGTGTATCAAAATTCTATAGCGAAAGATTTTTACCAGTTAGCGTTCgagtagaaaataaataaaaaaaaattcaagtcgtTTTAAAATATCCATCGAGCGTGCTTCAATCGACCAACCGAGTCTTCGCGAAGGGAACTACCCTATTTCTCCCAACATCGACGCGACGAGTCATCAGTGACCTCCCCAGCCTTCGTGGCCACCGCTTTCGAAGCCACCGCCTCCACCGTATCCACCGCCCCCACCGTATCCACCGCCACTGCTAAAGCTGCCTCCCCCGTaaccaccgccgccgccgccgccgctgaATCCACCGTGTCCCCCTCCTATGTCCCCACCGTAgccaccgccaccgccaccgccaccgCTACTGTACTCGATGTGAccaccgccaccgccaccgccaccgccgccACCACTGTACTCGATGTGACCACCGCCGTAGTCaccgccgccgccaccgccaCCGAAATCGTGACCACCGCCGCCAAAGTCACCGCCGCCTCCTAAACCACCGCCGTGGCCGAGATCGATCGGATGGCCCACGGTGTATCCAAGCACTTCGTACTTGTCACCACCCCCGCCTCCGTGGTGAATGTGCTTGGTGATCGTGTGCGTGTGATGGATCGTCTTGATCTTGTAGGGAACGTGGATCACCACGTGGTCGCTGAAAAGTCGAGTGAAAGGTTAGTTTAGCTCGTCTCACGTTGAGGTGAGAGGTCGAGTGCTTCAACGTTGTACGTAGAATATAACATAGACGCTGACTTGTCGCTGGAAAGTTTATTTGACGATTAGTTTAGGTCGTTTCTCTTGTATATAATGTAAATGCTGTTCTTAATCTTGTGACCAATCAATCAGGTTGAAGTTGAGGTGTGTTTTAGTGATGTATGTCGAGTGTTGTGTTGATTTTGTGATCAACTAGTTACTGTTATGAGCTGCTGCTCTCTAGCTATctcttttaattaaaaacaacTACTTGTCTTTTTCTTCGACGAGACATTGTACAATCTACCAACCTATACGAAGTGTTAATTACTCTTGCACTTTGTCTATATTGGTCTGTTTTCAGCAAATTAGTCGTCGAGTTTCGTTctattttcaacaattttaatTACCGAATTCTAATGAGTCGCGCGCGTATCAAGATACCGTTGCAATTAAAAGAATATTTACACCGACGCTGCGATCGTAAGTATAGTGTACGCGAAGAAGAAAGTACACGTTCACCGTGTCGCGTACGCGTATCAACAAACGTCGTCCAATTACGCTCGATCGCTGATTCGTTAATATCGATGCGTCATCGACACGGACGGTTGTTCGTGTAATGGAGTGGGAAAGGCCGTTTCCTGGGTCGTTGGACGAGGGAAGAATCAACGAGCGCGGAACACGCGGCGATCGACGGTCTCGTTTATATCGTTGCTTTCGATAATGATCGCAGAAAATGGTAGCAATCGTCGATAAGGGGATCTAGCGGAGAAAGTCACGGCTTTAACGACGCCTCTCACGATACGGGATACGCTTTGTTAGGTTCAGTTCCGTGGAAACGCTGACGGTTCCGTGCGATCGTTATTCGCGGTGTTGTCGTTATTTTTAAGAAGAAACAACAAAAAATAGAGAACTTACTGTCCACCGTGGCCACCACCTCCAGCAGAAGCCACACCGATCAGCGACACTACCGCAAAGATGGCCGACTGCAAAGAAAAGTGTCCGTTTAGTGACGCGAGTTCGTCGATCCGAGAAACTCTGAACAGTTTTCGAATTTGGACGAAATATTCCTTTTTTTCAAACGATCACTAGTCTCTGGCTCGCTTAATTTACGCATGATCTTTACACGAGGAATTTACTTCGCTTTCTATGACTCTCACCAAGAGCATCTGAACGCAATTATCAATGGGGAACTCGAAATTAGAAATCCTTGATATTCAGAACTTAGACTTCCTCTGACTCCTGTCTACGGGGACAAACGTTTCTTTCGACTATCCGAGTGATTCTGAATTTTTGCAAAATCGCGTAACAACTCACGGTGGTGTCCAAGGGGACGACTTACCGCGAGCTTGGTCATCGTGTTGCTTTTCTCTCGTTGCTAGTTCGCGAAAATCGATTTCGAGTAGACGATGTGTGTGGACGCCGGAGGACCAGCTGCCGGTTCCTCCTCGCGATATACTTGGCGGTTTCAGCCGCTGTTTTGATCTGCTGTCCACTGTGCACGCGCTCGCCGCTTTTATACATGTACGTGATTGGAGTCGGATAAGAATGAAAGGGAATCTTTTGCACCCGCTGCCAGCGCACGTGAAAGGAGCGGGCTAATGGAGAAGACGTGGTAAAAAGCGGAGGACCAGCAGCCCCTCCACGTGGCCTACCCTTCACCTCGATCCGTCGTTTTGTTCGTTTCCTCTTTTTTGTCGAGCCGCGACGCTGTAATTCCCGCGGCTGTTGGTCTTTTTAATGAAAGCTGGACTACGGCTAGGTGAACGGCCAAGATCAAGATCAGCCTCGTAATACGAGGTGGGTACCCGCGGATCGTTTCACTCGTCTCTCGCGTCTGGGAACGAGGAGATCGATACCTGGGACACATTCTGGACTTTTTACCCGTAGCTAGACCTGCTGGACGCTCGACCAGGGGACGTCCGTGTGTCATCTCGACTTCCGGAGTTACGCGAATTCCGCTTTTCTCGCGTCCGACGACTTTCGCGTCTAATCGAGTCTAGATCCTGAATGTTTCGTATCCTTAGGCTCTTATTCTCCTCGTGACACTATTTTAAAGATGCTCATCCATTGAACTCTTTGCGATGATTTTTATGTTCAGTTCTCTTCGAGACGTTGCTATCATTTTTCTGTATCATATTTGGTGGATGTTTCACAGTTGTTGTGTGTTTTGTGTTGTGATCAGCATGCTCAGTTATAATATTGCTTTTTCAGTACGAAATTCGTCTCGAATGATAAAACCAATTATTTTAATTGCTTTAGAATTAACTGTGACATGTTTCATTTGTGGCAATGGCCATTTCTAGAAGACAAGATACTAATATGCGTGGTTTTCTATCGATCAAGGAGAAGTTAGCGGTTACTCTGTGGTTTCGATCTTCTCTTCTTCCTCCTTAGTCGTCTGACATGATTACTCGTCTTGAAAATTGATATCGAGTATTGATATAATCTGTATCGATTCAGGGTACTGAACTTTGATCTTAGTCTCATTTTATCAGTATCGAAGCTCGGATTTCAAAATATCTAGACACACTCCTTAGTTTATTTTACTTTGAATGGTTTTATTAATGATTGCAGAAATTCATTGACTCGTATCCGCTTCCTCGAAAGTAAAATCACGCTTTTCGAATCGAACTTGACGCGATTGGAGCGAAGGAATGCGAGCCAGGTCGTCGAACCGCCTGATATCATAATGTAATTGCTGTTTGCAATAATTTCTACTCATTACAGCTGCCGTTTCACTCGCCGATGAGCGAGATAACCGCGTCGCGGAATTCTTCGAGCAAAATTTATGTCGTGTACGAGCTTAGATATCGATCTGGATTAATTGCAGTTTTAAAAATCTGCCCGTGTctcaattattttttaacgaacagATCGTCGATCGGAATAAATTTTCTCAAGCCTTTCTTAAGATTGAGATAACACCTGATTGGACACAAGAAATCGTATTTGCTAATTGTTCGAAACCTTAGTGCGAAAATGCATAATTAAGAGGACCGTATCCATCGCAATTAAACTCGTCTTATCATTTCGTGGCCGCTTTCGCGGGATTTACATAACGCAAAAGAGAGAATTCTTTCGCCTATACTGTCTACGATTATCGGCTCTGCGAACGTACGATGTCcggtgaaataaaataaacgtacTTAAGAAAGTTTTAAATGCGTTTTAGACGCCCACCGGTGTCGAACGAATTCTAATGAAAGTTGTCTGAATATTTTTTACCCGCTCCCTTCCTAATGTTCAACGACTCCTTGCCTAGCATATAAGATGGAACGTGTGGCTTGTAAACGTTACACGTTTCAGCCTGGTGACTTCGCACAGAATGGACTGTGAGTAACGTTCTCGATCGTTGAATAGAATCCACGTTGGCTGGTGAAcattaatttcataaaaatcgttTGAATCAACCTCCtagtttttatttgtttaatagTAAGTAATTTTCTTCACACTGTCGACTCGTTCTTCTTACGCCAGCCCTGATTATTGTAGTTTCTAGATTAACAAAACTTATCGAAGAGAATCCAAGGATGAAAACGTTTTTTGAACTATAATCATTTAAACTATACACGCGTTGTTGGTATCCTTTTgctaaacaaaatattaattattattgttatttgtaTTTCTCGAATACGCGCGAGAGAGAAAACGAGTTTGCAAATGATTTTTAACGCCGAGAGTCCAGTACTATTTAAGTGGCTTTGGCAAAAGATTTCTTTTTAAGGAAAACATTTTTATCTGTATTAATTTTTGAGATAGAAGGCTGAAATTTTCAGATTTACGAAGAAATACACTGTAGATTATgccgaaaaaaattttaaacgaaaggTTGGTCCGTTTTCGTGGAATAAAATCGCGAACGTAACATTGCAATAGAGATCGCGCGGAGATTTCAATGCGTGGTGAGTAGCATCGCTCGAGGCATTAAATCTGCAATATTTCGCTTCGAAATTGCAATACTCAGTCTATATTATCTCCAAATTTTATAGAGTTCATGTTCATATATTTGtgagttttatttaatttctagcAATGTCTCTGTACGTATTAAATTTAAAACTTTACAAAAAACAATTTCGAGAGTCTCGAAACATAGACGCAAGTTTGATTGAAACAAGCTTACGATCGAGATCGCGCGGTGATATTCGAATTGTTAGTTTCTTGTTCGCGATGCCATTTCACTGAGCTCTCTGAAATATTCCCTTTCACGAAACCGATCCGGTGAATCATCCTGGAAGCGCCAGAAGAGGATCCATAGAAATCGTTGAACGGTAAACCGACACGTCCGCAGCGTTCTAGGATCGCGTGCATTTTTGCTAGACGGTAGGAGAAAGGGAAACCGATCTCCTTCCCTCGTAAAACGTACACGGCGACCGAATTGTACGCGCATTCCAATGTGAGGCCGAGCGAAAACAAAAACGACCAACGAGTTATCCTTTTCCTCGTGGATCGCGGGACCGTGACAGTGAACATTCTACCGGCGGAATTTCCGCTCGAACTCTCGGACTTCGTCGATCTGTGAATTCGATTCCGCGTGCTCGGAGATAGGCGGTCGATTTATCTAAACCAGTGGTGCACAACCTCTTCCGCAAgattgttaaataaaataaaataataactttTTTACTGGCCAAATCTCGAATCAGGATTAGAGTAAAATAGTGTACAGTAAATTTTGATCATTGCAGGGAAATTGTCTTTGAAAATTCTTGTGATAATACTCACTATTCTCAGACAGTCTATGTTCGTTCGTTTTTCGAAAtgcttttctttttggttatagGCGTTGTAAAATGAATTCAAGGAAGAGCTTTTGTCGACTTCGCGCGATACGGATTCGAGTGAAATTATTTGTTACATTGGCCATTAGCGATGCCATAATATGACGCATGGATTGTCCGCTATACGCGACTTTCGAAAGCGAAAAGCTCGTTACCTAAGTAGAGCACGCGAGAAAGTTACTTTTGATATGCAATAttgattattgaaattatcaacaCCCTGCAGTTTCTATCCGTCAGTCGCCAATTTCGATTCGTCGTTTTACAAAGTGATTTATGGATTTAATAAGTTCCAGTAAAAACTTAGGTTGTAATTTTTATCATGGtgaattctttaattttgtttaaatttgatcaCACACTAAATAACTTCCATTTATCTTTTATATATTCCACATTACTAGCCCAGAAAGAAACACGTAACatcaaaattaaacaaaattcttGAAGCACTATTGTAATCCAATAATTCTAAATGGAACTATTCATCAGTATTTATGTTTGAATTTTAGAGGCGTAAAGAAAATTGGGCGCTGATTTCTCGAATTTAGAAATGGTAAAAAAtcttatttatataaaaatttcgaGCAACGAATAAAGGTAAAGAACTTTCGAAGCGTTATTTGTTCAATAAATTTAAGGTTTGACTCTTTTAAGGAATTATTGTATTTTCATTGTATTACTAACGATCACTGCAACATTATCGCCTGATACGACAGATTAGAAACAAATCATGGCTTCGAGCGTTCAGGATCGTGTTTCGTCGATCGAGACAGGGGACGGCCCACAAATTTGCCATAATTAATGGCGTCGAAGAATGTGTCTAATAACGTGGTGTTATTCACGTTGAATTTCTCTGAGAATGGTTCCAAAC
The sequence above is a segment of the Colletes latitarsis isolate SP2378_abdomen chromosome 6, iyColLati1, whole genome shotgun sequence genome. Coding sequences within it:
- the LOC143342937 gene encoding uncharacterized protein LOC143342937 isoform X2, giving the protein MTKLASAIFAVVSLIGVASAGGGGHGGHDHVVIHVPYKIKTIHHTHTITKHIHHGGGGGDKYEVLGYTVGHPIDLGHGGGLGGGGDFGGGGHDFGGGGGGGDYGGGHIDSGGGGGGGGYGGDIGGGHGGFSGGGGGGGYGGGSFSSGGGYGGGGGYGGGGGFESGGHEGWGGH
- the LOC143342937 gene encoding uncharacterized protein LOC143342937 isoform X1; translation: MTKLASAIFAVVSLIGVASAGGGGHGGHDHVVIHVPYKIKTIHHTHTITKHIHHGGGGGDKYEVLGYTVGHPIDLGHGGGLGGGGDFGGGGHDFGGGGGGGDYGGGHIEYSGGGGGGGGGGGHIEYSSGGGGGGGGYGGDIGGGHGGFSGGGGGGGYGGGSFSSGGGYGGGGGYGGGGGFESGGHEGWGGH